A single Choristoneura fumiferana chromosome 9, NRCan_CFum_1, whole genome shotgun sequence DNA region contains:
- the LOC141431297 gene encoding farnesol dehydrogenase-like, whose protein sequence is MTSLPGMERWAGKTAVVTGAGSGIGAGVAAALAAAGMRVVAVDRKEEAAITEALNQLKCTSNVTARQCDVSDLSQLGETFRWLDQHHGGVSVLVSSAGMLLPGQITDVGLNPLDEEVLCQTLDVNTTAVVMCAKHAVACMKRHGIDGHIININSLAGHYIPFNSDMNVYSASKYAITAFTQALKQELAHFKSKIKVTSISPGAVSSNMASKMLDVLDKDRNARPALKPADIAHAVLYALSTPPNVNVNELTITSVTETRL, encoded by the exons ATGACGTCCCTGCCTGGCATGGAGCGGTGGGCGGGCAAGACGGCTGTGGTGACGGGTGCGGGGTCCGGCATCGGCGCGGGCGTCGCCGCCGCGCTTGCCGCCGCGGGCATGCGCGTGGTGGCGGTCGACCGCAAGGAGGAGGCAGCCATCACTGAG GCCTTAAACCAGCTGAAGTGCACGAGTAACGTGACGGCGCGTCAGTGCGACGTGTCCGACCTGAGCCAGCTGGGCGAGACCTTCCGCTGGCTCGACCAGCACCACGGGGGCGTCAGCGTGCTCGTCAGCTCGGCTGGCATGCTGCTCCCTGGCCAGATCACTG ACGTTGGCTTAAACCCCTTGGACGAAGAAGTGTTGTGCCAGACCCTGGACGTGAACACGACGGCGGTGGTGATGTGTGCCAAGCACGCCGTTGCTTGTATGAAGCGGCACGGCATCGACGGACACATTATAAACATCAACAG CCTCGCGGGGCACTACATCCCGTTTAATTCTGACATGAACGTGTACTCGGCCAGCAAATACGCCATCACAGCCTTCACTCAGGCCCTCAAACAGGAGCTTGCTCACTTTAAGAGTAAGATCAAAGTGACG AGCATATCTCCGGGAGCAGTGAGCTCGAATATGGCGTCCAAGATGTTGGATGTCCTGGACAAGGATCGAAATGCCCGCCCGGCGCTAAAACCCGCCGATATTGCTCACGCAGTTCTCTATGCACTCTCCACTCCACCGAACGTCAAT GTAAACGAGTTGACCATCACGTCTGTCACCGAGACAAGATTATAA